Within the Erigeron canadensis isolate Cc75 chromosome 6, C_canadensis_v1, whole genome shotgun sequence genome, the region AATGTTATGCCGGTTTGAGAATCTAAAGAATTTAATCGAGTCTTCacctttttaattagttttgctTAATTTACAATTAAGTTTATTGGAATTTGAATTGGGTTTTTTGGAATTTATTTAATGGTGTGTTGACTATCTATTCACAACTTTACTTAATGTATATGTATCATGTTATTGAACAGGGACTTCAATGAGATATTAGATGCGTATGAACGTGGTGAAAAATTCTATTTGTACACAGGCAGAGGCCCCTCTTCTGAATCATTGCATCTGGGGCATCTTGTTCCCTTCATGTTTACAAAGTAAGttcatttacttttatttttctagatGCCATTTATGCAATTGCAGTTATATTGTGAGGTGTCACTATGGACGGGCTGGGTCACCAGTCAAAACATGTTATCTTTCAGTGTGATTCAAATCTGGTTGGGCCGGTTGATATCAAATTTTTTCTCCTATAAAGAATTAGTGTTGGTAtagtgtgtcaaatatgatctgtatatatatgtgtctacaatatatcatcattattgtaattgttgttgttactattatcatcatcatcatcattattattattattattattattattattattattattattattattattattatattattattatcatcatcatcatcatcatcatcatcatcattatttttgAATAACATTATTCAGAGTTGAAAGTAAACTTTGGGTGATTTTCACATGGTTTGTCGTACTCGTGTTATTTTCTTATGACCTAACTTTTGGTGGCTTGCAGATATCTGCAGGATGCTTTCAAAGTTCCGCTAGTCATTCAACTAACGGACGATGAAAAGTGCATCTGGAAAAATCTTACGGTGGAAGAAAGCAAGAGGCTTGCTCGAGAAAATGCGAAAGATATTATTGCATGTGGATTTGATGTCTCAAGGACCTTTATTTTTTCAGATTTTAATTTCGTAGGCGGGTAAGTAGTGTATGCATCATGATGTTTACGATTAACATTCACTTTCTATGTTGATGGTAGCATACGTGATAGTATTCAGTCGTTGTAAATAAATAGTTGTGTCAATATGTGAGGTCTTTATATTTATTGCAATAATTTAATGTGAAGCGTGACACTCAGATAAAGTTGAGTCTAGTTCTTGATCTTGATTACATAGAGAAAAGTCAACATTAGGTTAATAATTAGGCTCCCTACAGGAATCATAtagagaaaataaaattaaagccCAAGCATTCCACTGTGGTAACTTTAAGGTTCTTTTAAATTCTTTGCATTGAGAATTTTAAATTTCAAGTTTCTAATTGACAGGactgaaaaattaagaaaactaCATATTGTATTAGATTAGATGGCAAATCATCGAAATCAATCTAGTTGACTGGTTGGCTGCTTGGCTACTTACAGAACTAATTAGAGTTGTCAAAATGGGAGGAATGGTTTTATACGTGCATGCTTTAAGTTGGTTGACTCTCTACCAGTTCCCTTTTAAGCTATCCGTTTGACACATTAGAGAAACACATAACCCCGATTGTTTGTCggattgaattataaaaattgccTGTGTAGAACGAATGGATGGGTTTCTGTAACTGGTGCCCTAAGTCCAACTGCTATTAACCAAGTCTCTTAATTCAGTGGTTGTGGGATCAAGACGCGGTTCTAACAGGGTGTGTATATTTCATGTGTCACAAAAAGAGGAAAAAATGCACTATGTTCTGTGTCTTTTAATGCTTTGATAGGCTTCTTTTATTCTCTTATGCCACTAATTTGAGAAACTCTGGTGCAGGGCCTTCTATGAGAACATGATTAGGGTTGGAAACTGTGTCACATACAACAAGGTGAGTACTATATTATTAAAGTGATAAAGCTcctataattattaatttatcgttTTCTTCAGATAATTGTTTAAATGCTATGCTTTAATATAATAAGGTTCATTACTGTTGTTGCACAGGTTGTTGGCATATTTGGTTTTACTGGTGAAGATCATATCACGAAAGTTAGTTTCCCACCAGTGCAGGTTAGTATCTATTCTCCAAAGTCCACCTTCGTTTTATCTTTGATTACCATTTTCTCATTGTATTACGACTTTTAAAGTTTGTTAgtttgtgataatcaaaaggCTATAAAATCAAAACAGTATTGTACTACTAATATTAATGTTGCTTTTGTTTTGTAAAGAACTTTTacattataaaatgaaattcaGTATTAGTATGATAAATATTAACGAACAAACCTTTATGGTCTTTGTTTGGTTATGTGATTATATGCATTTGCTTGATGTTTCTTAATTTTTGGAAAATATTGaagtttttttgaaaggtatatTAACATGTTTTGTTTTTCCAGGCTGTTCCATCATTCCCCAGTTCATTTCCACACCTGTTTTCTGGAAAAGATAATCTCCGTTGCTTGATTCCTTGTGCAATCGATCAGGTTGGTTTTTTCTTTTGGCATTATCTGTCTcctatcaattttatttttatagtgtTTGCCTCAAAGTCGCATTTCAtccaataaatttaattttcttgGATCTTTTAAACTTAGTCTTCAAGCATGAATGTCGTTTAATGTTTACCACTAGAGGATTGTGACAACAGTTATAAGAATTAGATGACATATTGCTTAGGCAACTgaaattttgatataataaatGGTATATTTTACTGAACTTTTCTTTGCTGCATGCTTGTTTCTTGGATTCTTTTATAAACAATTAAGTCATTGGTACTTTAATGATAATAGTTGTTTGCAAATACTGACCAGTCATTCTCATATAAACCTGGGGTTTTGCAATTTGTTAACAAATATGTTAAATGTCATTTTAAGTGTAGCAGGTATATATCATTGTGAAACTAGCGATACTTGATCTAGTTTATTGATAGAGGGTGAAATAAGTAAAGTTTTAGTTTACGAAAGCAACTATTTTTTACTATGTATATAAtagttcttattattatgaatATGTGTTTTGCTTCAGGACCCTTATTTCAGGATGACCCGGGATGTTGCTCCTCGGTTAGGCTATAACAAGCCTGCATTAATCGAATCATTATTTTTTCCGGCCCTTCAGGTTCTCATGTCATAGTCATGAAACTATTTTATTCAGAAAGTTGTTTCATTTAAACGATCGTAACTAGCATTGCTTTGcaattttaattatgtttatattgttTGCTAAATTATGCAGGGAGAGACAGGCAAAATGTCCGCCAGTGATGCTAATTCAGCAATATACGTGACAGACACACAGAAAGATATCAAGAACAAGGTATGTAAACTTCCCTGCTCTGAACTTCTGTTCAAttgtaaaagtttatatatggaGTTCCATGCAATGCTAATGTACATATAGGCTTCGGTTATTTGTATAGAATTGTCCAGTGGTATATTGATACTTGTATGGTTGGCATACTCATATCTCTATCTCATCTTTCTTCACTTACTAATAATGTAAGGTCATTTTATAAATGTATTCTGCAGGTTAATAAATATGCTTTCTCTGGGGGGCAAGATTCTGTTGAGAATCATAGAAAGTATGGAGCTAACCTTGAGGTAATTATTTCCAGGAAAAACATATGTTGAGACCATATAAGAATAAAATCCATTGATTCCTTGCAATACGCAAAAAGATTTAAGTTTGCAATATTCAGAGATATAGTGCAACATGTCTTTTATTGACagtttaacttaaaaaaattttaaatgtcctattttgacttttgaagtctttcttttgcaactttgaccgtaaattgtTTCGTGTGTGTTATACATTAGTTGATGTAAAATATGTGGATAGATTAAGCTTTAGATGTATtcttcattgatataactttcattaggtattatataatacaaacaaaaatacttaaGGTCAAAGTTAGAGAAGAAAGACTCAGCTAGTCAAATTTGgatatttaaattgggacggagtgATTACATATTTGGCAGTTATTTTCATTTGCGTTATTAATGCTATATCAACTTTTTGCATGTGCGGTGGTCTCTGTATCtgagtttgtatatattatgtagGTGGATATTCCTTTTAAATACCTCAGTTTCTTCTTGGAGGATGATGAGGAGCTTGAACATATCAGGACAGTAAGAACACTATTAGCAGATACTTCCAGATTTTGTAAAGTTGCAAATTTTATCTAACCCTGGAGAACTAACATTTACTATTTACCTTTTAGGAAT harbors:
- the LOC122603508 gene encoding tryptophan--tRNA ligase, cytoplasmic encodes the protein MENDKKTTDNEEDSQVVNPWEVSSTKKIDYDKLIDQFGCQRLDQSHVDRVKALTNRPPHVFLRRNVFFAHRDFNEILDAYERGEKFYLYTGRGPSSESLHLGHLVPFMFTKYLQDAFKVPLVIQLTDDEKCIWKNLTVEESKRLARENAKDIIACGFDVSRTFIFSDFNFVGGAFYENMIRVGNCVTYNKVVGIFGFTGEDHITKVSFPPVQAVPSFPSSFPHLFSGKDNLRCLIPCAIDQDPYFRMTRDVAPRLGYNKPALIESLFFPALQGETGKMSASDANSAIYVTDTQKDIKNKVNKYAFSGGQDSVENHRKYGANLEVDIPFKYLSFFLEDDEELEHIRTEYGSGRMLTGEIKKKLIDVLSEIVERHRTARAAVTEEMVDAFMAVRPMPNMFN